A single Tenacibaculum sp. 190524A02b DNA region contains:
- a CDS encoding type 1 glutamine amidotransferase domain-containing protein: protein MKKVIFVLTSHEDLGETGYKTGFWIEEFAAPYYLLKDNGVEVTLASPKGGQPPIDPKSNETDFQTPATIRFNEDKETQDVLAKTIPLQEIKEVDYDAIFYPGGHGPLWDLAEDKNSIALIEAFYSNNKPVAAVCHAPAVFKHTKYKDASLVKNKKVTGFSNTEEEAVQLTEIVPFLVEDMLQENGGVYSKEADWHPYAIEDGHLITGQNPASSELVAEKLLAKL from the coding sequence ATGAAAAAAGTAATATTTGTACTAACCAGTCACGAAGATTTAGGAGAAACAGGATACAAAACAGGATTTTGGATAGAAGAATTTGCAGCGCCTTATTATTTATTAAAAGATAATGGTGTTGAGGTAACTTTGGCTTCACCAAAAGGAGGACAACCACCAATTGATCCAAAAAGTAATGAGACTGATTTCCAAACACCAGCTACCATCCGATTCAATGAAGATAAAGAAACGCAAGATGTTTTGGCAAAAACAATTCCTTTACAGGAAATAAAAGAAGTTGATTATGATGCTATTTTCTATCCAGGAGGTCATGGTCCTTTATGGGATTTAGCGGAAGATAAAAATTCAATAGCTTTAATTGAGGCCTTTTATTCAAATAATAAACCAGTGGCGGCAGTATGTCATGCCCCCGCGGTTTTCAAGCACACAAAATATAAAGACGCTTCTTTAGTAAAGAATAAAAAAGTTACTGGCTTTTCAAATACCGAAGAAGAAGCAGTACAATTAACAGAAATAGTGCCCTTTTTAGTAGAAGATATGTTACAAGAAAATGGTGGAGTTTACAGTAAAGAAGCAGATTGGCACCCGTATGCAATAGAAGACGGACATTTAATTACAGGGCAAAATCCTGCATCCTCAGAATTAGTAGCGGAGAAATTATTGGCTAAATTATAA
- a CDS encoding NAD(P)H-binding protein, which translates to MKTAIIIGATGLTGGLLLEKLLKDDSYKLIKVFGRRTTGIQSSKLKEFIGDIINLQTFKKDFTADEVFCCIGTTAKKTKDKETYKTIDYGIPKKAAILAKENGIKTFVVISAMGANSKSTIFYNKTKGEMEKAVLKQQIENTYILRPSLIKGKRTEFRLGEDMGNFFATLINPFLIGSLRKYRSIKAETIAKSMQNIVKYLPKQHIILSDEIKQIAEKKLE; encoded by the coding sequence ATGAAAACTGCTATTATTATAGGAGCTACAGGTTTAACAGGAGGTTTACTGTTAGAAAAACTATTGAAAGATGATAGTTATAAACTAATAAAAGTATTTGGACGAAGAACTACAGGAATACAATCATCCAAACTAAAAGAATTTATTGGAGATATTATAAACCTTCAAACCTTTAAAAAAGATTTTACAGCTGATGAGGTTTTTTGTTGTATTGGTACCACAGCCAAAAAAACAAAAGATAAAGAAACGTATAAAACCATTGATTATGGAATTCCTAAAAAGGCAGCTATTTTAGCAAAAGAAAACGGGATTAAAACTTTTGTGGTAATTTCAGCTATGGGAGCTAATAGCAAGAGTACTATTTTTTATAATAAAACGAAAGGAGAAATGGAAAAGGCAGTTTTAAAGCAGCAAATAGAAAATACATATATACTGCGTCCTTCCTTAATAAAAGGTAAACGAACTGAGTTTAGATTGGGAGAAGATATGGGAAATTTCTTCGCAACTTTAATCAACCCATTTTTAATAGGAAGTTTAAGAAAATATAGAAGTATTAAGGCTGAAACTATAGCTAAATCTATGCAGAATATAGTAAAATACCTACCTAAGCAACATATAATACTATCTGATGAAATAAAACAAATTGCAGAGAAAAAACTAGAATAG
- a CDS encoding Crp/Fnr family transcriptional regulator, whose amino-acid sequence MKNTIVSIFKELPLTEETLSDIQESFLEVNYKKGATILRSGEQVQHQYYVIKGCLRAFFIDDKGKEHTIQFAISDWWISDYIGYFSKEKSVLTIECIEEATLLKIAKKDIENIYANYPQIESFFRKKIEKSIVRFEKRILANLSQTAKERYLSFTKTYPNIEKHVKNYHIASYLGITTESLSRIRKEIAKDK is encoded by the coding sequence ATGAAAAATACAATTGTTTCAATTTTTAAAGAATTACCTTTAACAGAAGAAACTCTTTCTGATATACAAGAAAGTTTTTTAGAAGTTAATTATAAAAAAGGAGCTACTATATTGAGAAGTGGTGAACAAGTTCAACATCAGTATTACGTAATAAAAGGATGTTTGAGGGCTTTTTTTATTGATGATAAAGGAAAAGAGCATACCATTCAATTTGCAATTTCTGATTGGTGGATTAGTGATTATATAGGCTATTTTTCAAAAGAGAAATCGGTATTAACTATTGAGTGTATTGAGGAAGCCACATTATTAAAAATAGCTAAAAAAGATATTGAAAATATATATGCTAATTATCCGCAAATAGAAAGCTTTTTTAGAAAGAAAATAGAAAAATCTATTGTAAGGTTTGAAAAACGAATTTTAGCTAATTTATCACAAACGGCAAAAGAACGCTATTTAAGTTTTACAAAAACGTATCCCAATATAGAGAAACACGTAAAAAATTATCACATTGCCTCTTACTTAGGAATAACTACAGAAAGTTTAAGTAGAATCCGTAAAGAAATAGCGAAAGATAAGTAA
- a CDS encoding SAM-dependent methyltransferase, with amino-acid sequence MKEALESLFKEFEKSIEADNFVKLTLSKPVRKSEELANVYVRQITLKGEKCFQFLYRYTTNDQAKNFSFIESLEQIENLLSENFRAATLFTLENDFLTFISKKKKVSYKTTNPSFKNKLPEAHDKQKIKRVENSKYLYYLGITDKQDKVIPKMADKYRQINKYLEIIEAQLKTVKLPKHVNIVDMGSGKGYLTFALYDYLVNKKEYKVTVTGIELRESLVNYCNDIAKKCEFTDLQFVAKPIQEYANDKIDILIALHACDTATDDAIYKGLVANAELIICAPCCHKQIRQQVKGKEQESPILKYGIFKERQFEMVTDTIRALILEKNNYNTKVFEFISNEHTRKNVMLIGSKSSKKVDANKIEEKIQEVKKSFAIEEHYLESLL; translated from the coding sequence ATGAAAGAAGCATTAGAATCACTTTTTAAAGAATTTGAAAAAAGTATAGAAGCAGATAACTTTGTAAAACTAACATTGAGTAAACCAGTACGCAAAAGTGAGGAGTTAGCCAATGTATATGTACGCCAAATAACATTAAAAGGAGAAAAATGTTTTCAGTTTTTATACAGGTATACAACTAACGATCAGGCTAAAAACTTCTCGTTTATAGAAAGTTTAGAGCAAATTGAAAATCTATTAAGTGAAAACTTTAGAGCAGCTACATTATTTACTTTAGAGAATGATTTTTTGACATTTATTTCTAAAAAGAAAAAAGTTAGTTATAAAACAACCAACCCAAGTTTTAAAAATAAACTACCAGAAGCACACGATAAACAAAAGATAAAAAGAGTAGAAAATAGTAAGTATCTGTACTATTTAGGAATCACGGATAAACAAGATAAGGTTATTCCTAAAATGGCAGATAAATACAGACAGATAAATAAGTATCTTGAAATAATAGAAGCGCAATTAAAAACAGTAAAGCTCCCAAAACATGTAAATATTGTAGATATGGGGTCAGGTAAAGGATATCTTACTTTTGCTTTATATGATTATCTGGTAAATAAAAAAGAATATAAAGTTACTGTAACTGGGATAGAATTACGTGAAAGCTTAGTAAATTATTGTAATGACATTGCAAAAAAATGTGAATTTACAGATTTACAATTTGTAGCAAAACCAATTCAAGAATATGCGAACGATAAAATAGATATTTTGATAGCCTTACATGCTTGTGATACGGCTACTGATGATGCTATTTATAAAGGTTTAGTGGCCAATGCGGAATTAATTATTTGTGCGCCTTGTTGTCACAAACAAATTCGTCAGCAAGTAAAAGGAAAAGAACAAGAAAGTCCTATTTTAAAATATGGAATATTTAAAGAGCGTCAATTTGAAATGGTAACAGATACCATTAGAGCGTTAATTCTTGAAAAAAACAATTATAATACCAAAGTTTTCGAGTTTATTAGTAATGAACATACCCGTAAAAATGTGATGTTGATTGGTTCAAAATCATCTAAAAAAGTAGATGCTAATAAGATTGAAGAAAAAATTCAAGAGGTAAAAAAATCTTTTGCCATAGAGGAACATTATTTAGAAAGTTTGCTCTAA
- a CDS encoding lipocalin family protein — protein MKNTVLLIIAIIISQQVVYGQSKSTKFNSDHLIGQWYSKNIQGNNNLIFEKRTTKEHEYGSSIELLKNGEFHNRYSAPCGNDTKLRTHNYKGKWALNTKEWIITTNKPIDHKGKVYKIVALKSDKLVLQKIKKE, from the coding sequence ATGAAAAACACAGTTTTATTGATAATAGCTATAATAATAAGCCAACAGGTAGTTTATGGACAAAGCAAATCAACGAAGTTTAATTCAGATCATTTAATAGGACAGTGGTATTCAAAAAATATTCAAGGAAATAATAACTTGATTTTTGAAAAGAGAACAACAAAAGAACACGAATATGGATCAAGTATTGAGCTACTAAAAAATGGAGAATTTCATAATAGATATTCAGCACCTTGTGGAAATGATACTAAGTTGAGAACACATAATTATAAAGGAAAATGGGCTTTAAATACAAAAGAATGGATTATAACAACAAATAAACCTATAGATCATAAAGGGAAAGTTTATAAAATAGTAGCATTAAAATCAGACAAGCTAGTTCTTCAAAAAATTAAAAAAGAATAA
- a CDS encoding fasciclin domain-containing protein, with translation MFTQKIQTLLAVSMFLIAPLFISCSDDDDTPVIDPPKDIIDLAIATSDLSTLVAAVQKAGLVDVLKGSGPFTVFAPTNAAFQELLDSNADWKTLDDIPADVLKNVLKFHVLGSKVKSTELSDSYVNTLAVGPNDENLSLQVATTGGVMFNGSSKPVKVDVEATNGIVHIIDKVMLSPNVVTLALNNAGFTSLVAALTDSRHTTDFVSVLKGDGPFTVFAPTNDAFKALLDSNADWNSLGDIPIATLDAVLKYHVVNAANVQSDQLKDEQEITMLGSGKVTVDLSSGAKLKSSSGQTVTISATDVQGTNGVIHVIDTVLLPGV, from the coding sequence ATGTTTACCCAAAAAATTCAAACTCTTTTAGCCGTTAGCATGTTCTTAATCGCACCTTTGTTCATTTCATGTTCAGATGATGATGATACGCCAGTAATAGATCCACCTAAGGATATTATTGATTTAGCAATTGCCACTTCAGATTTAAGCACCTTAGTTGCAGCAGTTCAAAAAGCAGGATTAGTTGATGTATTAAAAGGAAGCGGTCCTTTTACTGTTTTTGCACCTACCAATGCTGCATTTCAAGAATTATTAGATTCTAATGCGGATTGGAAAACTTTAGATGACATTCCTGCTGATGTATTAAAAAATGTTTTAAAATTTCATGTACTTGGTTCTAAAGTAAAATCTACTGAATTATCAGATAGTTATGTAAATACTCTAGCTGTAGGACCTAATGATGAAAATTTATCATTACAAGTTGCTACTACTGGAGGTGTTATGTTTAATGGATCTTCTAAACCAGTAAAAGTAGATGTAGAAGCTACCAATGGTATAGTTCATATTATTGATAAAGTAATGCTATCGCCTAATGTAGTTACATTAGCATTAAATAATGCTGGTTTTACATCATTAGTAGCCGCATTAACAGACTCTAGACATACAACTGATTTTGTTTCCGTATTAAAAGGAGATGGACCTTTCACCGTTTTTGCGCCAACTAATGACGCTTTTAAAGCCCTTCTTGATAGTAATGCCGATTGGAATTCGTTAGGGGATATTCCAATCGCTACGCTAGACGCCGTATTAAAATACCATGTAGTAAATGCAGCAAATGTACAGTCTGATCAGTTAAAAGATGAGCAAGAAATCACCATGCTAGGTAGTGGTAAAGTAACGGTAGATTTATCTAGTGGAGCTAAATTAAAATCTTCAAGCGGACAAACCGTAACAATTTCGGCTACTGATGTACAAGGTACCAATGGTGTAATACATGTAATTGATACTGTATTATTACCAGGCGTATAA
- the hisIE gene encoding bifunctional phosphoribosyl-AMP cyclohydrolase/phosphoribosyl-ATP diphosphatase HisIE: MKIDFTKGDGLVPVVVQNATTLQVLMLGYMNEEAFLKTQKEQKVTFFSRSKNRLWTKGEESGNFLFVKELQIDCDNDTILIKAEPKGPTCHTGTTSCFAEETAKGFVYDLEKTIHDRIDNDIQESYTNKLFKRGINKVAQKVGEEAVEVVIEAKDDNLDLFKNEAADLLYHYLILLKAKGVSLTDIEAILKERS; encoded by the coding sequence ATGAAAATAGATTTTACTAAAGGAGATGGCTTAGTACCAGTTGTTGTACAAAACGCTACAACATTACAAGTACTAATGCTAGGCTATATGAATGAAGAAGCCTTTTTAAAAACACAAAAAGAACAAAAAGTAACCTTTTTTAGTAGAAGTAAAAACAGGTTATGGACAAAAGGTGAAGAATCTGGAAACTTTTTATTTGTAAAAGAATTACAAATAGACTGTGATAACGATACTATTTTAATAAAGGCAGAACCTAAAGGACCAACTTGTCATACAGGAACAACTTCTTGTTTTGCAGAAGAAACTGCTAAAGGTTTTGTATATGATTTAGAAAAAACAATACATGATAGAATAGACAATGATATTCAAGAATCATATACTAATAAATTATTTAAAAGAGGGATTAATAAGGTAGCTCAAAAAGTAGGGGAGGAAGCTGTAGAAGTGGTTATAGAAGCAAAAGACGATAATTTAGACTTGTTTAAAAATGAAGCAGCAGATTTATTATACCATTACTTGATTTTGCTAAAAGCCAAAGGAGTATCACTTACAGATATTGAAGCAATTTTAAAAGAAAGAAGCTAA
- the hisF gene encoding imidazole glycerol phosphate synthase subunit HisF: MLKKRIIPCLDIKNGRTVKGVNFVDIKDAGDPIELAKQYVEHGADELVFLDITATLENRKTLIELVEKISKEINIPFTVGGGISSVEDASKLIKAGADKISINSSAVKNPQLVIELKEQFGSQFVVVAIDTKFVNNQWKVFTKGGTHETELETVAWAKKVTELGAGEILLTSMNNDGTKAGFALDITGEVSKSINIPVIASGGAGKEEHFADVFTKTEASAGLAASIFHFGEIPVPQLKKYLQNKNIPVR, encoded by the coding sequence ATGTTAAAAAAGAGAATCATTCCTTGTTTAGATATTAAAAATGGAAGAACTGTAAAAGGTGTAAATTTTGTTGATATAAAAGATGCAGGTGATCCTATTGAGTTAGCGAAACAATATGTAGAACATGGTGCTGATGAGTTGGTGTTTTTAGATATTACTGCAACACTAGAAAATAGAAAAACCTTAATAGAATTGGTTGAAAAAATTTCAAAAGAAATTAATATACCATTTACTGTTGGAGGAGGTATTAGTTCTGTTGAAGATGCTTCAAAATTAATTAAAGCAGGAGCAGATAAGATAAGTATTAATTCTTCGGCAGTTAAAAATCCGCAATTAGTAATTGAGTTAAAAGAACAGTTTGGAAGTCAGTTTGTGGTAGTAGCTATAGATACTAAGTTTGTAAATAACCAATGGAAAGTGTTTACAAAAGGAGGCACACATGAAACGGAGTTAGAAACAGTAGCTTGGGCAAAAAAGGTGACAGAATTAGGCGCAGGAGAAATTTTATTAACTTCAATGAATAATGATGGAACAAAAGCTGGATTTGCTCTAGATATAACAGGAGAAGTAAGTAAATCTATAAACATTCCTGTAATTGCTTCTGGAGGAGCAGGTAAAGAGGAGCATTTTGCCGATGTATTTACTAAAACTGAAGCTAGTGCAGGGTTGGCAGCAAGTATTTTTCATTTTGGAGAAATACCAGTGCCGCAATTAAAAAAATATTTACAAAATAAAAACATACCTGTAAGATGA
- the hisA gene encoding 1-(5-phosphoribosyl)-5-[(5-phosphoribosylamino)methylideneamino]imidazole-4-carboxamide isomerase, translating to MRIIPAIDIIDGKCVRLTKGDYATKKVYNEDPLEVAKEFEDNGIQYLHLVDLDGAKSQHIVNYKILENIASKTSLNIDFGGGLKSDEDLRIAFESGAKQITGGSIAVKNPDVFIGWLTKYGSDKIILGADCKNRKIATHGWLETSEVDVIDFIKEYEEIGVKNTICTDVAKDGMLQGASVDLYLEILNKSSVNLIASGGVSKIEDLLRLKEIGCEGAILGKAIYEGYITLKELQELC from the coding sequence ATGAGAATAATACCAGCTATAGATATTATAGACGGAAAATGTGTACGCTTAACAAAAGGTGATTACGCAACTAAAAAAGTATATAATGAAGATCCTTTAGAAGTAGCTAAAGAGTTTGAAGATAATGGCATTCAATATTTACACTTAGTAGATTTAGATGGTGCTAAGTCTCAACATATTGTAAATTATAAAATTTTAGAGAATATTGCCTCGAAAACTAGTTTAAATATTGATTTTGGAGGAGGTTTAAAATCAGATGAAGACCTACGTATAGCTTTTGAAAGTGGAGCAAAACAAATCACAGGTGGAAGTATTGCTGTTAAAAACCCAGATGTTTTTATTGGGTGGTTAACTAAATATGGAAGCGATAAAATCATTTTAGGAGCAGATTGTAAAAATAGAAAGATCGCAACACATGGTTGGTTAGAAACATCAGAAGTTGACGTAATTGATTTTATTAAAGAATACGAAGAGATTGGAGTAAAAAATACGATTTGTACTGACGTTGCTAAAGATGGTATGTTACAAGGTGCTTCTGTAGATTTATACTTAGAAATTTTAAATAAAAGTTCTGTTAACTTAATAGCGAGTGGTGGCGTTTCTAAAATTGAAGATTTATTAAGGCTAAAAGAAATTGGTTGTGAAGGAGCTATTTTAGGAAAAGCTATTTATGAAGGTTATATTACACTAAAAGAATTACAGGAGTTATGTTAA
- a CDS encoding four helix bundle protein, translating to MEKDLIDRTKRFAIDCWTFCGKIPKSREYNAYVNKLIQSSGSVGASYRASQRAKSTDDFIHRLKLVEEEAEESVYWLEVFEEVAPEYKEEIELLKNEGNELLSIIILVVSINAAKQNKGLKEASFTYRV from the coding sequence ATGGAAAAAGATTTGATAGACAGAACTAAACGATTTGCTATTGATTGTTGGACATTTTGTGGGAAAATTCCTAAGTCCAGGGAGTACAATGCATATGTAAATAAATTAATACAGAGTTCTGGCTCAGTAGGGGCAAGTTATAGAGCTTCACAGAGAGCAAAGTCAACAGACGACTTTATCCATAGATTAAAGTTGGTGGAAGAAGAGGCAGAAGAAAGCGTGTATTGGTTAGAAGTTTTTGAAGAAGTAGCTCCAGAATATAAAGAAGAAATTGAGCTGCTAAAGAACGAAGGAAATGAATTATTATCCATAATAATTTTGGTAGTTTCTATCAATGCCGCCAAACAAAACAAAGGTTTAAAAGAGGCTAGTTTTACATATAGAGTGTAA
- the hisH gene encoding imidazole glycerol phosphate synthase subunit HisH, with protein sequence MIAIIKYNAGNIRSVQNALVRLGYESIITDNPEEIRKADKVIFPGVGEAKTAMAYLKERGLDKVILSLKQPMLGICLGLQLMCKSSEEGNTECLGIFDAETKQFPPQEKVPHMGWNNFSEIKKSKVLNGLEKTDDVYYVHGYYAEVTEDTIATCNYIKPFSAIMQKDNFYAMQFHPEKSANVGEKLLESFLEL encoded by the coding sequence ATGATAGCGATTATTAAATATAACGCAGGAAATATAAGATCTGTACAAAATGCACTTGTACGCTTAGGGTATGAGAGTATCATTACAGATAATCCTGAGGAAATTAGAAAAGCAGATAAAGTAATTTTTCCAGGAGTAGGTGAAGCTAAAACAGCTATGGCTTATTTAAAAGAAAGAGGGTTAGACAAAGTTATTTTGTCATTAAAACAGCCTATGCTTGGAATATGTCTAGGTTTACAATTAATGTGTAAATCGTCAGAGGAAGGAAATACAGAGTGTTTAGGGATTTTTGATGCAGAAACTAAACAATTTCCTCCACAAGAAAAAGTACCTCATATGGGATGGAACAACTTTTCTGAAATAAAGAAAAGTAAGGTGTTAAATGGTCTTGAAAAAACAGATGATGTGTATTATGTACACGGATATTATGCAGAAGTTACAGAAGATACAATTGCTACCTGTAACTACATCAAACCATTTAGTGCCATAATGCAGAAGGATAATTTTTATGCAATGCAATTCCACCCTGAAAAATCAGCTAATGTAGGAGAAAAACTACTTGAAAGTTTTTTAGAATTATAG
- the hisB gene encoding bifunctional histidinol-phosphatase/imidazoleglycerol-phosphate dehydratase HisB, with protein MKKVLFIDRDGTLIKEPSDEQTDSFEKLQFYPKVFQGLSKIAKELDFELVLVTNQDGLGTEVYPESTFWPVHNFVMNTLKDEGIVFVEEIIDRTFAKDNQPTRKPNTGLLTHYFSEEYDLTNSFVIGDRLTDIELAKNLGAKGIFINDETYFGADEITVKRNELDEFIALESNDWNAIYEFLKLEERTSEIIRNTNETKINIQLNLDGTGKSNINTGIAFFDHMLDQIARHGQMDLDIQVKGDLEVDEHHTIEDTAIALGEVFNEALGNKLGIERYGFCLPMDDCLAHVAIDFGGRNWLVWEADFKREMVGKMPTEMFYHFFKSFTDGAKCNLNVKAEGINEHHKIEAIFKAFAKAIKVAVKRDASKMILPSTKGTL; from the coding sequence ATGAAAAAAGTACTATTTATAGATAGAGATGGAACTTTAATAAAAGAACCATCTGATGAGCAAACGGATTCATTTGAAAAGCTACAATTTTATCCAAAAGTTTTTCAAGGACTGAGTAAAATAGCAAAAGAATTAGATTTTGAGTTAGTATTAGTTACTAACCAAGACGGTTTAGGAACAGAAGTGTATCCTGAAAGTACTTTTTGGCCAGTTCATAACTTTGTAATGAATACTTTAAAAGATGAAGGTATTGTATTTGTTGAAGAAATAATTGACAGAACTTTTGCAAAAGACAATCAACCTACAAGAAAACCAAATACAGGTTTATTAACACATTATTTTTCGGAAGAATATGATTTAACCAATTCTTTTGTAATAGGTGATAGGCTTACAGATATAGAGTTAGCTAAAAACTTAGGAGCTAAAGGTATTTTTATTAATGACGAAACGTATTTTGGAGCTGATGAAATTACGGTAAAACGTAATGAGTTAGATGAATTTATAGCATTAGAAAGTAATGATTGGAATGCTATTTATGAGTTTTTGAAGTTAGAAGAAAGAACTTCTGAAATTATTAGAAATACGAATGAAACAAAAATAAATATCCAGTTAAATCTTGATGGAACAGGGAAAAGTAATATAAATACAGGTATTGCCTTTTTTGACCATATGCTAGATCAAATTGCTCGACATGGACAAATGGATTTAGATATACAAGTAAAAGGAGATTTAGAGGTAGATGAGCATCATACAATTGAAGATACTGCAATAGCTTTAGGAGAAGTTTTTAATGAAGCATTAGGGAATAAGTTAGGAATAGAACGTTATGGTTTTTGCTTACCAATGGACGACTGTTTAGCTCATGTAGCTATTGATTTTGGTGGAAGAAACTGGTTAGTTTGGGAAGCTGATTTTAAAAGAGAAATGGTTGGTAAAATGCCAACTGAAATGTTTTATCATTTTTTTAAATCGTTTACAGATGGAGCCAAATGCAACCTAAATGTAAAAGCAGAAGGTATAAACGAGCATCACAAGATAGAAGCTATTTTTAAGGCATTTGCAAAAGCGATTAAAGTAGCAGTTAAAAGAGATGCAAGTAAAATGATCTTACCGTCAACAAAAGGAACTTTATAG
- the hisC gene encoding histidinol-phosphate transaminase has translation MKTFDINSIIRPNIQRLKAYSSARDEFKGTAEVYLDANENPFGTLNRYPDPRQLKVKEKLATIKEVHTNQIFIGNGSDEVIDLAFRIFCEPGQDKALTFTPSYGMYNVSANINDVELLELPLNSEFQINIEDLKPYLEDEQLKLIFICSPNNPTGNCFESSTIQYILENFNGMVIIDEAYIDFSERTSFIQQINTYPNLIVSQTFSKAWGLAGVRVGAAYANEFIIDLYNKVKPPYNVSTINQEAVLEALNNIGQFEINKNIILNEKGKLIEQLQEIALVKKIYPTEANFILIEVTNANTIYAKLVKQGIITRNRNNLVNNCLRITIGSVKENQQLISALQTL, from the coding sequence ATGAAAACATTTGATATTAATAGCATAATAAGACCCAATATACAACGCTTAAAAGCGTACTCATCAGCAAGAGATGAGTTTAAGGGAACTGCAGAAGTATATTTAGATGCTAATGAAAACCCCTTTGGAACTTTAAACAGATATCCTGATCCAAGACAACTAAAAGTTAAAGAGAAGTTGGCAACCATAAAAGAGGTACATACTAATCAGATTTTTATAGGTAATGGAAGTGATGAAGTAATTGATTTAGCTTTCCGAATTTTTTGTGAACCAGGTCAAGACAAAGCTTTAACTTTTACACCTTCTTACGGAATGTACAATGTATCAGCCAATATTAATGATGTAGAGTTATTAGAACTACCTTTGAATTCAGAATTTCAAATAAACATTGAGGATTTAAAACCATATTTGGAGGATGAACAATTGAAACTAATTTTTATCTGTTCCCCCAATAACCCTACAGGAAACTGTTTTGAAAGTTCTACAATACAATACATTCTAGAAAATTTTAATGGAATGGTAATCATTGATGAAGCTTATATAGATTTTAGCGAAAGAACTTCTTTTATTCAACAAATAAATACCTATCCAAATTTAATAGTTAGCCAAACATTTAGTAAAGCTTGGGGACTTGCAGGAGTTAGAGTTGGTGCAGCCTATGCAAATGAATTTATAATAGATTTATATAATAAGGTAAAGCCTCCCTATAATGTAAGTACTATAAATCAAGAAGCAGTTTTAGAAGCACTAAATAACATCGGTCAATTTGAAATTAATAAAAATATCATCCTTAATGAGAAGGGAAAATTAATAGAACAACTACAGGAAATAGCACTTGTAAAGAAGATTTATCCTACAGAAGCTAACTTTATTTTGATTGAAGTAACCAATGCTAATACAATTTATGCAAAGTTGGTAAAACAAGGAATTATTACAAGAAATAGGAATAATTTAGTAAATAATTGTCTGAGGATAACCATAGGAAGTGTTAAAGAAAATCAGCAATTAATATCGGCATTACAAACATTATGA